In Methanocella paludicola SANAE, the sequence GATATGGCCCGGCCTATCACGGATACCGTACGGGAGCACCCGTACCTGACTGTCGCGGCTGCCGCTGCCGGCGGGTTCGTCCTGTATAGCCTGCTTAACGTGCTTATCCCGAGGACGAAGGTCGTCGAGCGTGAGGTCACGGTGCAGCCCCATGTAGAGGTCAAGGAGCAGCGTGCGCCTTCACTCGCCTCGAAGCTGCTCTCTGAGGCCATTCCGTTCCTGACCCCGTATATTACGGGATATGTGCAGAACGAGCTGTCCCGTATAATCTCCAAGAAGAGCGAGCCTTCGGAAGACGTTGTGAATGTAAAAGCCTAGGCGTGGCCTTTATGGGCCTTCTGTATTTTTTCCCCGAGGACGGCCCGTAGCAGGTTGGGCGCCTCGAGGTCTTTTGTGCCGGCGCCATAGCCGGTTTTTTCCGATTTCATGTGGGGCATAGGGCCGTATCCCGCACATAGCTCGGCGAGGATGGCGGCGCCTGTCGGCGTGACGAGCTCAGCCTGGATGCCCGTGGAATAGATGGATGCCCCTTTTAGTAATTCGAGTGTGGCAGGGGCGGGGACCGGCAGGAGGCCGTGAGAGGTTTTTACGAATCCGCTCCCTACGTTTACCGGGGATGAATACAGGGTTTCTGCTCCCGACGCTTTGTAACAAATAGCCGCGCCCACGACGTCCGCTATCGTGTCGAGGGCTCCAACTTCGTGGAAGTGGACCTTTTCGATATCGATGCCGTGTACGGTTGCCTCCGCTTCCCCGAGACGCCTGAATATCCTGCCCGCGGTCTGCTTGATGTCGCTCTCGAGGGCGCTGCCGTCGATGATATCCAGGATCTCGGAGAGGTGCCTTTCGTGGGCCGTATCGGGGATGACCACGTCCACTTTAGTGCCCGCTATACCGTGCTTGCGTACTTTGTTGATATTGAGCTGTATGTCGAGGCCCAGCCCGTAGAGTCCCGAGGCGAGCGTATCTATAGGGATTCCCATGTCGACCATGGCCCCGAGGAACATGTCGCCGCTGATGCCCGAAAAGCAGTCTAAGTAGATGATCTTCATTTTAGCGCCCTTTCAGTATTTCGTTCATGCTGCCGCTTCGGAAACCTTGCAGGTCGAGGGCTACATAAGTGAACCCGGCGTTTTTTACTTTCTCGACGATCTCTGCCCTATATTTTATAGCGTCTGAAAGCTCCTTTTCC encodes:
- the larC gene encoding nickel pincer cofactor biosynthesis protein LarC — protein: MKIIYLDCFSGISGDMFLGAMVDMGIPIDTLASGLYGLGLDIQLNINKVRKHGIAGTKVDVVIPDTAHERHLSEILDIIDGSALESDIKQTAGRIFRRLGEAEATVHGIDIEKVHFHEVGALDTIADVVGAAICYKASGAETLYSSPVNVGSGFVKTSHGLLPVPAPATLELLKGASIYSTGIQAELVTPTGAAILAELCAGYGPMPHMKSEKTGYGAGTKDLEAPNLLRAVLGEKIQKAHKGHA